In Castanea sativa cultivar Marrone di Chiusa Pesio chromosome 6, ASM4071231v1, a single window of DNA contains:
- the LOC142640268 gene encoding uncharacterized protein LOC142640268: protein MWRATKDAIPSRVNLVKRKVLTDPICQAYGAKPESTLLALWSCPSLKEVWVVHFGELMIETTGCSSFLEVFCICLEKSHPTDLFAMLAYLIWFRRNKLRMGEKMAELNLINLLARETLQEFNLANSSPSKPPPALTSTKWMPPPSGCFKANFDGAVFQERAVAGLGTIIRNDCGLVMAALTQVIPLPT from the coding sequence ATGTGGCGCGCAACTAAGGATGCTATTCCGTCCCGAGTTAATCTCGTAAAGAGGAAGGTCCTCACAGACCCAATTTGTCAAGCCTACGGTGCCAAGCCAGAGTCCACATTGCTTGCTCTTTGGTCTTGTCCATCACTCAAAGAGGTTTGGGTCGTGCACTTTGGTGAGCTGATGATTGAAACTACTGGGTGTTCGTCTTTCTTAGAGGTGTTCTGCATCTGTTTGGAGAAATCTCACCCCACGGACCTGTTCGCAATGCTCGCATACTTGATTTGGTTCAGAAGGAATAAATTGAGAATGGGAGAAAAAATGGCTGAGCTGAATCTGATCAATCTATTGGCTAGAGAAACCCTCCAAGAATTCAATCTGGCCAACTCCTCTCCCTCTAAACCCCCTCCTGCTCTAACCTCTACAAAATGGATGCCTCCCCCGTCTGGGTGCTTCAAAGCCAATTTTGACGGAGCTGTTTTCCAGGAGCGCGCAGTAGCTGGTTTGGGCACCATCATTCGTAACGACTGTGGTCTAGTTATGGCTGCACTGACACAAGTTATTCCTCTACCCACTTAA